The DNA segment GCCTCCCGACTGCTTCAGCCTCGCAATGAACTCCTTCAATTCCCGATAATTTAGTTCTTCCGGCGCGGTCTGCACCCGGCTTAGTTCTTCCGGATCGAGACCGGGAAGGATGAGGGTCGTGTCGTTTACCATTCTCACCGGCATCATACCTTCGCTCTGAAACTGCCGCTCCCGACCATCCTCAAGCCACCACCGCCCGCTCCTCCAGACCATCTTCTCAGCGAGCAGTCGTCTGGTGATCCGTCCGCTGTCGCTCTCGACCAGTTCGACGCCGTAGGCTTCGCGGGTAGCCGGTTGATACCGGTCGATGTAGAACTGCCGCCCCCGGTCGAACTGAAAGTAAAGCCGTCCCAGGTTGGACCGCGTCTCCCGCGGTATGCGCCGCACCTCGTAGCGATAAATGTCCATCCGCTCGCGATTGGCAGCGGGCACGACCGCTTCGCCAAATAGGAAACTCCCTATTGCAGAACCGAGCGAAAGCAGCACCAGGACGACGAGCAACCGCCCAAACGGAATGCCGCCGGCTCGGAGCGCCGTCAACTCATTAGAAGAGGCTAGTCCGCCGATGGTGAAGAGCGTCGCCAACAGCGTCGCCACCGGCAGGACCAGATTGAGGATGTAAGGCACATAGAGGAGGTAATACCAGCCGACCCGAGCCAGCGGTACGCCGCTGTCGATGAACTTGTCGAGGTTTTCGACGTTGTCAACGGCTATGAATACGACCAGTCCGGCTATGAGCGCCTGCACCAGGCGGAGTATGAACCGGCTTCCTATATAGAGATCGACGATCTTCATTCGCCTTCCGCAAGCGGCGTCGATTCCTCCCGTCGAAAGAGCCGGGCAAAGCGCTTGGCCAGCCAACGGACGCCGGGCAGTGCAGTATGCCGCCGCGAATACCTCCAGAGCCATACGCCGACGATCCCGAGCACTGCATTGGGAGTCCACATCGCAATCGCCGGTGAGACCAGCAACCGGTCGGCAAGATCTTCACCGGCGCCCAATAGCGCCCAGTAGATCGTAAAGAAGAGCAGCGACAACCCGCCCGCGACACCGATCCCGCCCTTATGCGCCAGTATTCCAAGCGGCACCCCTAACATCACGAATACGAGGCAGGCCGCAGGGATCGAGAACTTCTTGTGGATTTCGACCAGATAAGCGGCTTCCCGACGGCGGTCATAGTCGATCCCGGGGCTGGCGCGCAGTTCCCCGATACGCTTCAACATCTCGCCGGCCGACAGTTCACGGTCGCCCCGGAAGCCCGATTCACCTCGCTTCAGCACCATCCCCGGAGCCGGCACCCGGAACAGCGCACTGTCGAACAGCGTCTGCTCATAACCTCCCGGTTCGCGGTCGGAGGGCCGTTGAATCTCCCCGTCCCAAAGCGTCAAGGCGACCACCTCGGCACCGGGATCGAAAGTCAGCCTCCCCCGATGGGCTGCGATGACCGTCCGTTGTCCCGGCCCGCTCCGCTCATCGTAGATAGTAACATTGCCCAACCCCCCGCCGGCGGGATCGACCTGCTGTGCCAGAAGGACATAGTTCGGCATCCCGAAGTTATAAATGCCCGGCTCAATCGAAAGCGACGGCCTCTTGCGCGAAATGTCGATCATCAACAACTTCGTCCGGTGGTTCATCTCGGGCAGAAGGTTGTTGTTGAACCATCCGACCCAAGCCGTCAGAACCAGCCCGGCGATCAGCGAGGGAATGAGCAAACGGGTGGGCGAGACACCGGCAGCTCGAAGCGCGGTGATCTCACCTGCCGCAGAAAGCCCGCCGAATCCGGCAAGCGACGCAACCAGCACCGCCATCGGAAACGCCAGCGCCAATATCCAGGCCAGATTGAGCGCGAAATACTCGACGACCACCATCACCGGAATCCCCTTCCCGGCAATCTTCCCGAGCATCTGGAAGAAGAGGTTCATCACAAAAATGAAGACGATCAGCGCCAGACCGTAGAAAAACGGCCCGATCAGTTTGCGCAGAATGTAGCGATCGAGTATCACTATGAGCGCTTACCTACCGAAATATCATCAGGCAACGAATCACATCAGAAATAATC comes from the Calditrichota bacterium genome and includes:
- a CDS encoding YjgP/YjgQ family permease; this translates as MALEVFAAAYCTARRPLAGQALCPALSTGGIDAACGRRMKIVDLYIGSRFILRLVQALIAGLVVFIAVDNVENLDKFIDSGVPLARVGWYYLLYVPYILNLVLPVATLLATLFTIGGLASSNELTALRAGGIPFGRLLVVLVLLSLGSAIGSFLFGEAVVPAANRERMDIYRYEVRRIPRETRSNLGRLYFQFDRGRQFYIDRYQPATREAYGVELVESDSGRITRRLLAEKMVWRSGRWWLEDGRERQFQSEGMMPVRMVNDTTLILPGLDPEELSRVQTAPEELNYRELKEFIARLKQSGGVIQKWEVDRHSKVALPAAAVIIVLFGAPIAAMPRRRSGVAIGFGLALFICFIYYGLIQTGRVLGYGGTLPPMISAWAGNVLFGILGIGVLFFKSR
- a CDS encoding YjgP/YjgQ family permease, whose product is MVILDRYILRKLIGPFFYGLALIVFIFVMNLFFQMLGKIAGKGIPVMVVVEYFALNLAWILALAFPMAVLVASLAGFGGLSAAGEITALRAAGVSPTRLLIPSLIAGLVLTAWVGWFNNNLLPEMNHRTKLLMIDISRKRPSLSIEPGIYNFGMPNYVLLAQQVDPAGGGLGNVTIYDERSGPGQRTVIAAHRGRLTFDPGAEVVALTLWDGEIQRPSDREPGGYEQTLFDSALFRVPAPGMVLKRGESGFRGDRELSAGEMLKRIGELRASPGIDYDRRREAAYLVEIHKKFSIPAACLVFVMLGVPLGILAHKGGIGVAGGLSLLFFTIYWALLGAGEDLADRLLVSPAIAMWTPNAVLGIVGVWLWRYSRRHTALPGVRWLAKRFARLFRREESTPLAEGE